In the genome of Capricornis sumatraensis isolate serow.1 chromosome 4, serow.2, whole genome shotgun sequence, the window GCACTGGCTGAGAAGGCGAGCCTCCAGTCCCAGCTGCCCGAGGTAATGTCCTCAGCCTGTGCCCCTGGAGAAGCAAGGCCCGTCTTTGCTTGGAGCAGGGACTCATCTGCTGTGTCCCTCCCGAGCCATTGACACAGCTGGGCCAGAGCAGCAGGCATTAGGGGGATAGTTCCTGATGGGATGTGGGGGGGCGAAAGTTCTGTCCTTTAGGGACCTTGTTGGCTAGCTGTGAGCAGCCGTGCTCTGAGGCTCTGCTAGGGTGGGCAGGGGTGTGAGAGAAGCCCCTGTCAGGTCGGTCCTTGGCCCGAATCAGTCCAGGCCTCGTCACCTGCCTGCTCACGTCATGCTTTAGGCGCCTTCGGGGCTGAGGTCATGCCTGGTTGTCCTGCAAGACACCTGCTCTGGTGCTGCAGCCAGCTTCCCTCCCGGCCGGGCCTCAGATGCCCGCTCTTTAAGGGGGGCAGGTGGGTGAGATGGTCTCCGGGTCCTGGCCTGCTCTGAACCCCCATGATGGCTTCTAGGGTGTCCCTCAGCACCAGCTGCCGCCTCAGTATCAGAAGATCCTCGACAGACTCAAGGCCTTGGAGAAGGAGGTCTCGGGAGGAGCCATGGCCGTCGTGGCAGTCCTTCTCAACAACAGGCTCTACGTGGCCAATGTCGGTGAGCCGCCTGCCTGTCCCAAGGCCAGGCGGTGGGGAAGAAGGTCACCTCAGGATCCAGGAGTCCTTTGGGCAGCCAGCCTGCTCCCCAGACACAGAAGACCTGCAGCTCAAGTGCCCTGAGGCCGCTGGGTGTTTCCCGTTACTCCACACGATATCTCGGTCCCAGCCCAGAGTGTTTGAAGTACCTGCTAGGAGGCGGGCATCCTAGCTTTAGTCCCTACTCTGTCCCTAACTGGCTGTGGCTTGGGGAGTTGCATCCCCTCTCTGCTCTACCTCAGTGGCTTCCTCTGAGAAGAAGAGGCTGCCTGGCTGTGGAAGACCCATGTGGCGTCCTGTGAAGGGGACCAAGATGGGCTAGGTGCAGCCTGGAGGTGGGGCGGGGTCCCAGGGCTGATGGGGTTTGTAGGCAAAGAAAGGCCATCTGGGAACCCGAGAAGCTGGTGCCCCCTGGGTGCAGGCTACTGCAGGGGCTCCGAGAGATCCCTCTGACATGGtgcctcttctcttcctccttcccttaagATTTCATTATGGGAAAAACTCAAAAGTGTAAACAAATAGAATAGCATTTAATGAACTTCCGTgtgcccctctcccagccccaacATCCCTTCCCCTGGCCAGTTTCATTTCATCCACAGCCCTCTGTCCCTGCCTTGTTGTGGAGCAAATCCTGACACTGTCGTGTTATCTGTAAATATTGCAGTGTGTCTCCTTAGAAAAAAGGTCTCTTATTCAAATCATAATCATCCTTGGTTGACACTGGAAAAGTCTGAACGAATTCCTTGATCTCATCAGCTCTCCCCAGCTAGTGACTTGCTCCAGAGGTCTGAGCctgttttctttgctcttttgaaGGAGTTCCGCATGTGAGACGCCTGcctcttgtctctcttttttacaACGTGTCCTGTTCTTCGCTGTGCTCTCAGTCTTAGCTCAGCTGCTCACATTCTGCTGCAGGTACGAACCGCGCACTCCTATGCAAATCCACGGTGGATGGCCTGCAGGTGACGCAGCTGAACGTGGACCACACCACAGAGAATGAGGATGAGCTTTTCCGGCTCTCGCAGCTGGGTGAGTGGGGGCGGGCAGTGCAGGCCGAGGGCTCTGGAGGGAGGGGCTCGAACCCAGCGGCTCCTTCCGCACCTTCTGGTGGCCGTGTAGAGAGAGGCACAACGTGGACAGGCTGTGACCTTGGGCTTGGGACCGGCCTGCCCGGGGTCAAATCCCAGCTCAGCCACTTACTCGCTGGTGGTTTGGGATCTTACTCGAGTTTTCTGTGCCTCACTTTCCCCTTCTGTGCACCGAGGATAGTAGTAACACTCAGGATGGTGTAAGGGTTGAAAGGGTTATCACGTGTGCGTTGCTTCCAAGTGTCCCTGGTGCTCACTGTTGCTGGTGGAGCCTGAGAGGCCAAAGAAGTCCTGGGATTCCAGCCCTGCCACGGCCACCCCTGCTCTCCCCTGTGAGCTCAGGCCGcagagggagcctggctggcctgTGCTGGGTCTCGTCTCCCGTTGGGGAGGGACTCTGAGCCAGGCGTGTTCCGACAGCAGGGGGGCTGGGGACACTGGGGCACTTGGGGTTAGCTGCCTTCCAAGGCTCCCTGCTGTGACCTCGCTTCCTGTTCAGTGGGTCCCCATTGCTTTGTTTTTGTGGACATGTCTGTGTTGTCCCctttcggttttttttttttttttttttttattattggttTTGGCGgcactgggtccttgttgctgtgcatggctttctctagctgtggagagcgGAGGCTCGTCTCTGGTTGCGGCGTGCAGGCTCCTCCCTCTGATGGCTTCTCTCATgcagcacgggctctggggcctgcaggctcagtagttgtgcacatgggcttagttgctctgaagcacGTGctattttcccagaccagggattgaaccctcgtccccttcactggcaggcggattcttaaccactggaccaccagggaagccgctggGTTCTTCTTTATGAACAAAGCCTGAGGtgtgtttttctccctttggTAGGTTTGGATGCAGGAAAGATCAAGCAAGTGGGGGTCATCTGTGGGCAGGAGAGCACCAGGCGCATTGGGGATTACAAGGTCAAGTACGGGTACACTGACGTCGACCTACTCAGGTAAGCGCTGGCCCAGCTGTCCCTCGTTTGTCTGGAAGACCAGAGGCCCAGGGGCAGATAACAGATTGTAGGCGCTGGGGACAAGAGGTAGAGTTGAGGTAGTTCAGAGCCCAAGGAGATTCTTTCATCCTCCCAGAGAGGTTGGTGTAGGGCAGGCCCTGGACCCAGTAGGCTAGGACTCAGGATCCTGTAGACCAGGCTGGCAGGGGGTCAGTTAGGGAGCTGGGTCAAAGCCACAGGCAGCAGCCGGTGCCACGGGGCCTGGCAGGCCAGAGTTGGCATGAGCGGCCTCGTGTGGACAGAAACGGACCGAAGCCTGTTGGTCAGCGCTCTCGTGGCTGAGGCCAAGGCGGGGGTGCTAGATGGGTTGTCCCCGCTAGGCGCCACCCAGTGCTGGCAGCAGACGGGAGAGGGTAATAATTGTGAGCCTTCATCTAAGCTGGTGCATGGCTCTTCACATCCATGCTCTTATTCCGTCCTCACTCAGCCCCTGTGAGGTGGGTGCTGTTTCTGccccaaaaatattttcatgtgagGAAACTGACACATGCAGACAGTGGGTAGCCTGCTTGGTCTCAAGGCTCACAATGGGCTGAGTCAAGACTTGCACCCAGGGAGCCTGGATTCAGAGCTTGGGTTTAAATAATCGAGTTTGGAACCTTTTGTCTAATTCACAGGGTTGTGTTTGCTTTATGGGAAGGCACATTGCATTTTAGAACAATTCAAGAAATGCCCAGGATACGGAGTGAAAAGTGGATCTTACCCCTACCCCAGGCTCAGACTCCTTCCTCAGAGGCTGCTAGTTTCCGTGCACCTGAGTGTatacgtgtgtgtttgtgtgtgtgtgtgtgtgtgtgtgtgtgtgtgtgtgtgtgtgtgtgtggtgggtgcaGGGAGGGGGCAGATTTCTTTTTCAGAACAGCTACAGATCTCACATCCCATGCCGTGTTGTGCACCTGACTGTTCTCAGCATAGGCGTGTGGCTCTCCTTTCCTGCACACCTGCAGTCTCGGCTGCCGCACTCTTGGTAGCTGCAACTAGGATTCCAGGGTGCAGCTGTCAGCACCCGCCTAACCTGCCCCTGCTGATGGACTTTTGGGGTGTTTCTAGACTCACTCTTTTAAATCCTGTTGCCAGGATCGTCCCCTCATCCTTGCCCTGCGTGCATGTGTTGGAACTTCCTGACATTGCCCAGCTCTGATGGACCATCAGCTCATGGTCCCTTTGCAGCTGCAGTGTATATGGACTCTAGTCAGCTTCGGGGAGATGTGGACTTCTTTCTGGACAGGAGATGTGGGGTGGGGCCAGGATTGGGCCTTTGACCTTGGCTGTTCTGACCTCAGCTGCCCACTGACTTTCCTGGCCTGCTGAGCTTTATTTTGGCAGCTGTCCTCAGAAGACAGGTCTGTTTTCTTGGTTTtgctcttttctctatttcttttgctCTTGTCAgaagtatgttttattttacattctgGATGTAGATTCTTCTCACCAGGATAAATGTCCCAGGGCCCATTCCAAGCACAGCTCTCCCCTCCACTCTCTTCCCACAGCGCTGCCAAGTCCAAGCCGATCATCGCGGAGCCTGAAATCCACGGTGCACAGCCCCTGGATGGGGTGACAGGCTTCCTGGTGCTGATGTCCGAGGGGCTGTACAAGGCCCTGGAGGCAGCCCACGGGCCTGGGCAGGCCAACCAGGTGAGCTGGGCATGAGCAGAGCGTGGCTGACCAGCCTGCAGGGTGGCATGCTCCCCGGGGGCTGCAGTCAGCTCTCCCGCTCAGCTCCAGGGGAATCAGGGACCTAGAGTTCTGATTCTCAAATGCTTTTGCTAGACATTGCTGTGTTCAAAACTGGGAGAAGAAAAAGCCCAGAGTTCTAAGCAAACCCTTCCCACCCAAAAGCTTTGCTCTTCCGGACCTGAAGCAGTGTCAGTCCCCAGGGCCCTGAGCGGAGCCTCAGGGAAGAGGGTGAGGAAAGTGGAGGCAGGCATGGCTCTGGAGACTGCTGGGAAGGGCCTGGCCTGCAGGGGTGCAGCCTGGTACACAGAGTGCCGGATGAGGACTCGTGGGGCCTGCTCAGGTCCCACTCCACTGCctcttccactttcctctttgagCTGAGACGATTCATAGTTTGATCCTCATTTCTAAGATGAGGATGCTGACCTCTTAACTTTGTGGGGCTGCGGTGAGGGCCGGGCGAGGAAGACATAGGTCCTTAGCCCGTGGGAGATGCTGCTTTCCCCTCTGCCtcggagtgtgtgtgtgtctctgaagTGGGACTCGAGGCAGTCACTTGAAGGATGACCTTGAAGGGAAGACCTCGGCTGGCGGGGCCTGGCAGGGAAGTTCAGCTGGTGCTCCTCCTTCCATCTGTGATTCTGTCCTAATGAGAGTAAGAAGGGTAAGTCTAGGTGCCTAACTGTCTCTTACCACCTGTGCTCTAGGTTTTTCACCTATTTTATCTCATTCCTTCCAGTTGCCTGATAACGTAGTGGGGGCGAGGGCTCACTGCCATGTCAGATTAGGGACTTTGGGGCTCACAGAGTCCAGGGTCTTGTCAGAGGTGACACAGATGCTCGGTGATAGAGCTGAGCCCGTTTCTGCCACCTCCCCCGGACCATGCCCAGGTCATTTCCTGTTACCTGCTTCTGCTCTCCTACCTCCAGGAGACTGCGGCGagcagtgtgtttttttttttgttgtttctttggtCTTCACAATAAGATTATGTAGTGGCTTTTTCTGGCTTCTAGAATGCACTGAACAGTGGACTTTTCTGAGGACAGGGCCCCGTCTTCATCCTGTGTCCTCAGTTTCTGGCAAAACTGGCATATTATCTCCTACAGTAAGTTTGTTCCAGGAAAGAAAGCTTATTCATAATGACGGTTTGTACTGGGCTTTTTAGTAGTCTCCGAAGTGTCCTCACATCCATTTTATCCTCATTGTAATGCAGCGAGGTGGATGTTACTCCCCCATTGTTTTGGTCTGAAAGCCAAAAATCAGAGAAATCACAAGGTCACATCTTCTCTAATGAGAAAGTTCCGGGAGAGTTATCCTGAATAGCTTGAGAAGCTCAGATCGCAGGCTTGGCTGGTGACCCCTAAGTGTCCTGATTAGACTGTGAAGATGGTGTAGTTGGGGCCTGCAGTCGCTGGGACCGCTCATTCCTCACCAGGTTGGTGCTCGCCTCACCCCCAGGAGATCGCCGCCATGATCGACACAGAGTTCGCCAAGCAGACTTCGCTCGATGCGGTGGCCCAGGCCGTGGTGGACCGGGTGAAGCGGATCCACAGCGACACCTTTGCCAGTGGCGGGGAGCGTGCCAAGTTCTGTCCGAGGCATGAGGACATGACCCTGCTGGTGCGGAACTTCGGCTACCCCCTGGGTGAGATGAGCCAGTCTgcaccctccccagccccaggtaTGTATGCCACGTGCACAGGAAGGCATCCGAGGCCACTGTCTGGGGCTGGGCTCGGGCAGAGCAGCTGAGGCCTTGGGCCTCGCTGCCTTGGGTGGAGTGGGGTTGGGAGTCCTGCCTTTGAGCACTTCCCGGTCGGGTTCTGACTTGAAAGCTCTCTGAGCTGCGCTTACATTTCCCTTTTTGTCTTTGAAACCAGGACAGTACCTTCTGCCCTGGCCTCCCCCTAAAGACCTGAGCTGCGGGAAGCACTTTGCAGCGCCATGGGCCACATCTCTGGGACCATGGCACCCGCTGGCCCAGGGCCTGCTGTGCAGCAGGCACCTCACCTGCCACATTTCCTTTCATCCTCATTAATGACCATTTACAGAAAGGAAACCGAGGCCCTGGGAGGAAGGGACCTAGGCACAGTTGGCTGTGTTGGAGGTGATTTGGTTTAATTCTGAATCGAGCTGCCCAGGAAGAGAGGTGATTGTGCTTTTGCCCTCCCTCCTAGTGCTGTGTCGTGTCAAGACCATCAGTTCCTGAGGCTgcgtttccttttcttttttcaaacaaGTGAGCCCCAGCACTCAGGCCTCCACAGAGGGATTCGTTCTCCCACGGACAGCGGGGTTCCTGCAGTTTTAGGTTGTTATTGCAACCATATTTTTGTTGGGCCAACCTCACCCAGGAGCATTCTTAGCCCTCGGGTTAAAGCATCGTGGGAAGCCATGCAGTAACCCTTTCATTGAGGCAGCGCAGCCCTGGTTTTTTCTCCTGCTTGAGCACCAGCGATGCTTTGCTGCTGAGAGCAGGCCCCCGCCTGGCCAGGACCTTGTCTCTGCCAAATACTCCTTCGCCGTCCCAAGAGGCAGAGGGCCAAGCTCGGGGCACCAAGCCGGGCCCCTGCCTATCTTCTCAGCTCCCGGAGCAGTCCTGTTCCTGCCACCCCAGGGTTCCCCACCAGCTGCATCCCGTGGCCCACCACTCTCTTCCTCCCATAGCCGCTGGAGGACGTGTGTACCCTGTGTCCGTGCCTTACTCGAGCGCCCAGAGCACCAGCAAGACCAGCGTGACTCTGTCCCTCGTCATGCCCTCCCAGGGCCAGCTGGTCAATGGGGCCCACAGCGCTTCCACCCTGGACGAGGCCACTCCCACCCTCACCAAGTAagcgcccacccccacccccagccgctTTCAGGCAGGCCTGCTTCCCCAGGACAGCCCTCGATCCCTGGATGGAGTGGCCACAGGCCGCGTCCTGTAGGGTCTTGTTCCTCTCAAACTCCCCAACTCCACATCCCTGGGTAGGCCTGCGTAGATCTGGTTCCAGCAGCTCCCTGAAGCCAGGCAGAGAGGGGTAGGGACAGGCGGTTCATGCCGACAGCCTGCCATTCACTTCTTCCTGCAGGTGCCcgggtcagttttcatttaataggaatgttttccttttgttctttgctCCCGGCTCAGAGTGTGTGGTTTGGGAGGCCACCCCATGGCGCCCGTGCTTGTGGGGCATTGTTTGACCTGTGCTGGCCCGTGGGAGCTGGTGCGCTCTGACTGAAAGTGTCCAGTGTTAGCTTTGAAGTGAGGCCTCTAGTTTCAGGCTTGGGGAGGGGTGGCTGCAGCTGGGGGGTCTGGATCCTGGGGGTGTGGCAGGCAGGTCTTCTCACTCCGCAGGGCAGACCTGCCTGACAGGTCTGGtgtccaccccaccccctccattCTGGGGAGTGTGTCCCGCCCCCCAACCAGCTGCCACAGCAGGGGGTGGGTCCGGTTTCCACATTCCAGCCCCCGCAGAGAATAATAGAGATGCCACACCCGACCCACTCAGGAGCTGGCCAGTTGGAAGGGCCACCAGTAAGGTTTCCCTCTGCCTTGCAGGGGGCCTTTCCagctccctgcctgcctcccccgcCACTGCCACTGTGGGATCAAGGGGCCTGCCAGGCCACTGAGTAATGGGCATCTCCCCGCCCCTGCAGCAGAGCCACCAGCTGTGTCCACAAAGGCCGGGAGTGGTAGCGGTCGTCCCGGACCAGGCAGGGAGACTAGCCGTTCTGTGCCTCCGGCTCCCCAGGACCCCAAACAGCCTCTTTCCTCCACCCTGCGCTGGAGCTTAGTTGGGCCCCCGGGGCTAGCCCAGTGCAGAGTGCTAGGCAGTGCGTGACGTTTGCAGGATGGTGGGTTGGCAGGTAATTCCCAGATATTACAGGCTCTGAGGGTGGGTGCCTGGGGGGGCCTGTCCTGACCCAGCAGTGAGAGGAACGAGGAGGAGGAGTGAGAAGGTTTCCTGGGAGAAGAATGCTGGCCTccctgcagtcagtggggtctgGCGTAGGGTGGATTCAGAGAGGCTGGAATGGATGGCGTCCagctcagcacagctcggagggCGACGCGTTCTGTGTTCCACACAGAAGCCAGTAGCCCCTCATGATTGTTGAGCACTGGCGTGAGTGGTCCGTTTTACTTAATTCCAGGTAATTTAAATAGCCACTTATAGCTAGAACTTCACAAATGCTTTTCACTTTGCACCTGCCCAAAACAACACCTGGCCGGGCTGGCTTTCGTGATGGCCTTTGTCAGAGAGGCCTGTGCCCAGAGGGATTGGCCAAGGCAGGTGTCGTGTGTCCCCAGGCCAGAAGCCAAGGCCTGTGACTGACTTGCCTCTGTCGTGCCCACAGCCAGAGCCCGACCCTGACCCTGCAGTCCACCAACACGCACACCCAGAGCAGCAGCTCCAGCTCGGATGGGGGCCTCTTCCGCTCCCGGCCCGCCCACTCCCTGCCGCCCGGCGAGGATGGCCGCGTGGAGCCCTACGTGGACTTTGCCGAGTTCTACCGCCTCTGGAGCGTGGACCACGGCGAGCAGAGTGTGGTGACAGCGCCGTAGCCTGGTCGTGGAGTGCTGCCCAACAGGATGGGGCCCGGGGACGGGGGGCCAGCTCCGGGCAGGATGGACCTTTTCCTGCCATTTGCCTGTGCCGTAGGGGCCGGCAGGGCCCCATCCTCAGCCTGCGTCGTTCTCTCACCCCACAGCCTTCAGTGCTGCGGAGAATGTTCTCCGAGTGTGCCAACGCAGGCTGGGCCCCTTATTACGGCGCCGGCACGGGGCTGCCTCAGCCAGGACTGTCGTGTTTCTCCGAACGCGGGGCACGCGTGCGGCAGCCAGGAGCCCACCAAGTggggccttgcgtgctgcaggcCCGCGGCCCTGCTTTCCCGAGGCCATCCCTTCCCGCCCCCGCCTGGCCTGGAagagcctgtggccactgctggcacCCCCCTTCACCTCCGTGGTGGTTCTTGCCTTTCTTCTCTGGCCTCCAGAGGGGAATTCCAGTTGGCGTCTACACCTTTGAGGCCTATACCTGTCCCTGGGCCCGCCTGGGTTCAGGTGGACTGGGATGACTGCAGAGGGGCGGTCAGGTGGGAAGGATCTGGAAGGAACTGGTCTAACAGGAGCAGTGGTCCTGGAGCCCACCAGAGCCGGGTGAAGGAGAGGTGAGGACATGCCTGGCCTGAGCGGGACAGCGGCTGCTCTTCTCCGGGAGCCGGTGCAGCTCTTTCCCTCCCAGACCCGGGGAGCCCCAGGTTGGGGAGCCACTAAGATTGCAATCTTTACCACTGACTGTGAGTCTCTGCTGTTTTTAGGGTAACAAACAGGTCTTCGGTCAGGCCACGGGGCTCATTAGAAACAGAGAACGGTGGGAAATGGTTCCGAAAGGGAAGAGGTCTTGGGGACGAGCTGCTCTGGGTGGTCTGGAGCTTTGGAGATGTGCATTGTTTCTACAGACTCTTAGGGCAGGATCAGGCCAGCCCAGGCCCCGAGTCAGATCGTTCCGGGCCTGTGGTCTGCCTTCAGCGGGGAGGGGTGCCACTAGGGCTCTCAGCTAGAATTGCCCTTCGTGTTTTCAGAGGAGGAAGCAGGCCCAGGTCACACAGTTAGGGGTGGCGTGTAGGcttagtcgctcacttgtgtccaactcttgtgaccccatggactgttgccctccaggatcctctgtccttgggatttcccaggcaagtgtacttgctctgccctcctccaggggatcttcccaatccagggatcaaacccgtgtctctggcatctcctgtattgacaggcagattctttacttttgtgccacctgggaagtccaattaGTGGTGGGGCAGAATTTGCATCTTTCTGTCAGTCTCTGAGGTCCCCGGGATTCTTACCACCTCCTCCCCAAGTCCCAGGCTCCTGCCCACCACTCCCCAGACAGCTGACCAGGGACTGGCCATAGTGTGTGGCGTCAGGTGTGCTTGGAGTGTGAAAAGTCTGAGGCCAGTTCCAAGGTCCCCTGTTGGCTCTGTGGTCCAGGAATGTGTTTCCCTGTGGTGGGGCAGGGCCCCGTACGGTGCTGGTTTCCATGGGGAGCGGATCTCAGCAGGGAGCCCTTAGCCCACCCCGACTACGAGGCCGTCTCTGTTGTGCAGGTGAGCAGATTTCAGATCAGTCACAGAGGCTCGGGAACAAAAGGAATTCTCTTCCAAGAGTGTCTGTGATGCTGTTTGGTCTCTAGAAATAGAATCACTTTTTTACTGcagtaaagaaataataaagggtGGTATTATATGCCGTGGTGTTAAGAGTCTTTCACTCATATCTCGTGTAACTCTCAGTGGCCCTGGGAGGTGGCTGCTGTTGCCTACCCTGCTCGGCACCTGGAAGCACCAGCTCCCCAGGCCGAGAGTGGCAGAGCCGGGATGCGGACCCAGCCTCCTGACTGGACCAGAGCTGCCGTCTCCCAGCCCCAGGGAGAGCGCTGTGTTGTCCAGGGCCCCCAGGTCCTTGCACATCTGGAGAGGCCAACAGGTCTCTCCTGCTGCGGGCCAGGTCCTCCAGGCCTGTGGATGGTGGTGGGGCTGTTGTGTGGCCCCCAGTCTTCCTGGTGGCAGGCTCGGTTCTCAGCACGAGTGTGGTGTGGCTGGCTGGGCTGCAGGCCTCCCATCCTCACTGGTTAATACATGTTGAGAGGGTTGCTCAGCTTCATTTCAGTTTTGTCTGCGTGGAAGCTATTCTATGAGTACTGGTCCACAAAGAGCCTCTTCCTGCTTTACGGGACTTGAGACCTCATCCCTCTAACACTGTGGAGTCATGTATTATGAAGACTCTGCCTGGTCATTGCATGTAGCAGGTGCTACCGGCCGCTTATCCCAGGAACCCAGACGTCAGGCCATGGGTGTGGTTCAACCTCTTCTCAGTGAAGCCCAGAGGGAGGCTGTCAGCCAGGCTCCCAAACGTTTCCTCCAACAAGAGCATCTTCTGTGATTCTTCTTTCTGGGCCCCCTCCTTTGAAACCAGACAATGATGCAGATCACTGCTAACCCGGACAGGCTTGCCATGAACACACGCTTGGTTCCCCCACACAGGTAATGTCCGCTCAGAGCGAAGCTGGATGTTTCCATGAGTCCGGGTGGACTCCTCGAGGACAGACAGTGTCAGGCGGCCAGTTTTGAGGAGTATTGACACCAGTTCATAGTCTCCATTCCTGCCTCTGtgaccccctccaccccccaccttcAGGCTATCGGACCAGCTGGCTCATTCAGCCCCTGCTTGCCTTGTTCTCCCAAGTCACTCAGTGGGCCAGGGTGGACCTCAGAGCCCCACCCTTTCCTTCGAGGCCAAAGCTCCTGCCTGTTTCCTGCAGTTGTCTCTTCAGCAAAGCCTTCCTGTTGTCCAGACGATGCTGAGCTCAAGAACCTTCCATACCTCCTGCCTCCACCTCCCGACACCTGCTGTGTTGCAGTCCTTTGTGTTTGCTCACTCCTCTCCTCCGCCCCCTCCAACCTAAACCCTCTTCTTCAGTCATCTCAACAGGCCAGCGCCTGGGCAAGTCGAAGAAACATCAGAGGAGCAAGAACAGGCAGTGGGTGAACTGCCTGGGGAAGAGCTTCTAGAACTTTCCTATAGGAAACATCTCTAGCCTATAAAACTACTCCCACCAGTACCCCCTCCCCAGAGTTTGGAAGTGTGTAAGCAATTAGATGTcttataacttatttttaatatctagGTGAGTTAGTTACCACCAAGTAAATCGATGCTTCAGGAAGCACTCCGTGTCAGACCTGTAGATTCGGAGGCTTCGGCACATTGCAGGGAGCCCAGCAGTTCCCAGGTTGAGGGACCCAGGTGACCCTATAAAACTCTTTAACTACTCCGTGCCAGGTGGGAACCTGCAAGGCATTAACTTGTGAGGGAGGCCCTCAGGGTGGCCGCCCCCCACATGCCTCCCAGTGCCACCAGGCGGGGATGTGTGCCCAAAGTTTCGCTGGGTCCTGCTGGTAGTCCTCgctttagaaatgaaataaagcacAGGTGGGACTTTGAAGAGTGATCAGGAGACAGAGTTCTGCTCAGGAGAAGGACTTGCTAGTAAGCCTGTGAGCTGTTGAACGTCAGAGGGGGCTACCTGCGCACACCGTAAACATGGAGATGTCCATCTTTCTGGTGTGTGAGCCGAGCTGCACCCCTGGCATCTGCTGGAGCGGAAGGGTTGAGCTCTAGACCCAGCCTGTCACAGACACTGAAGAGGGCGtagttattaaaaatacagattccttgGCCCTACCCTGGACTCACAAATCACCCCCTCCAGAGGgagacccctgggtctggaaccCCACAGGACCAGGTACCCCTGGAGTTCTTGACTGAAGGCCGAGCTGCATGGCCTCTGCCTACCTGCTGGGTGGCCTTCCATGAGTTGGTGCTTCTGTGAACGGTACATCTCTGTGCCCCTGAGTGGCCTTGGATGAGGCCCCAAAGCTCTCTGATCCCTGTCTCAGTTCCAAATGAGGGTTTACAGCTCAGCTTTCTGTGAAAGCCCGCAACTATCATTTAATGAATTGTACTCATGTACCAGGCAGGTACCTGACAATGAGGTCTCACGTAATAGTTACCAACCTGGCCAAGCAGCAGATGTCAGTGAC includes:
- the TAB1 gene encoding TGF-beta-activated kinase 1 and MAP3K7-binding protein 1, with the translated sequence MAAQRRSLLQSEQQPSWTDDLPLCHLSGVGSASNRSYSADGKGTESHPPEDNWLKFRSENNCFLYGVFNGYDGNRVTSFVAQRLSAELLLGQLNAEHTEADVRRVLLQAFDVVERSFLESIDDALAEKASLQSQLPEGVPQHQLPPQYQKILDRLKALEKEVSGGAMAVVAVLLNNRLYVANVGTNRALLCKSTVDGLQVTQLNVDHTTENEDELFRLSQLGLDAGKIKQVGVICGQESTRRIGDYKVKYGYTDVDLLSAAKSKPIIAEPEIHGAQPLDGVTGFLVLMSEGLYKALEAAHGPGQANQEIAAMIDTEFAKQTSLDAVAQAVVDRVKRIHSDTFASGGERAKFCPRHEDMTLLVRNFGYPLGEMSQSAPSPAPAAGGRVYPVSVPYSSAQSTSKTSVTLSLVMPSQGQLVNGAHSASTLDEATPTLTNQSPTLTLQSTNTHTQSSSSSSDGGLFRSRPAHSLPPGEDGRVEPYVDFAEFYRLWSVDHGEQSVVTAP